AGACGCAGGTTTGTCCGTTATGGCGATACTTTGAGATAATAGCACCTTTTACAGCGTCATCAAGATCCGCATCTTCAAAAACTATAAATGGGGCATTGCCACCTAGTTCTAATGACAGCTTCTTTAATGTTGGAGCACTTTGTTCCATCAGGATCTTTCCTACGGCTGTTGAGCCGGTGAAGGAGAGCTTGCGTATCTTTTTGTTTTCACACAGCTCTTTACCTATTTCACTGCTATTGGCAGAAGTAACGGTATTGTATACACCAGGAGGAAAGCCGGCTTTCTCTGCCAGGTAAGAGATGGCCAAAGCTGTCAGGGGCGTTTCTGATGGTGGCTTTACTATAACAGGACAGCCAGCGGCTAGTGCAGGTCCTACTTTACGTGTGATCATGGCCAAGGGGAAGTTCCAAGGGGTGATAGCTGCGGCTACCCCCACGGATTGCTTGATCACAACCAATCGTCTATCTTTTGTATGTGGAGGAATCACATCGCCATAGGCACGCTTGGCTTCTTCTGCAAACCATTCAACAAAAGAAGCTCCATAGTTTACTTCACCTAGGCTTTCCGTGATTACTTTGCCCGACTCAATGGACATTAAATGAGCAAGCTCCTCTTTACGTTCCATTATCAGATTGAACCAATTGCGCAATAGTGCTGAGCGTTCTTTGGCTGTAAGATCCCGATATGCAGGCCAGGCAGCATCGGCAGCATCTATGGCCTTGCGTACATCTTCCCGATCCATATCTGGTACTGCTGCTATTACCTCTCCTGTTGCCGGGTTGATCACTTCAAAAACTTTTCCGCTAGTAGCTGCTAACCACTTTCCATCAACAAAGGCCTGAGAACGGATAAGGTTGTTTTGTTTCATGTAATCAAGTTGAAGTATGAATCACTATCCATTTGCCTGATCGTTCATTTACGATCCGTCATTTAAGCCACTGCGAAAACAGAATTGACTGAAATGGATGTAATGTTTGTAAAATAAAGCGATTTCACCTTTCAACCACTTGAAATAATTATGCCTATACTTCATTGTTTTGTCGTTAGGTTGTGTAAGTGATATTCAGTTGAAAGAAAATAAAATGGTTTATTTAATGGAGTCAATTGATGAGATATAAGGCAAAGGAGTGTATCGAACTAAAAGAGTGCCCAAATAAAAATAAATAGTGAGGATACTATCATAAAACGCTTGCTCTACTGGCATTTAAAGGTTGCCGGATGGTTAAGAGAAGCTGATGTTTGGAATGTGTTGGGGTGAAAATCTATTAATGCAAATAGTAAGCTTGAGCTGTATTAATTAAATTAGCATTATGCTCACTACGCAAGCCTCAGCTTTAGCACCTGAGTTATCTCTTATCATACCAGTTATGAATGAGGAAGAAAATATTTCTCCTTTGTTTTCAGCTGTCCGTACAGCCTTGCAGGATCTGTCTTACGAGTTGATAATAGTAGATGATGGGTCTACTGATCAAACTAAAAAACGCATACTGGAATATGCGGATGCAAAAACTATTTTAGTAGAACTGCGTGGAAATTATGGTCAAAGTACGGCAATAGCAGCCGGTATCGATCACTCCAAGGGCCGTTATATAGCTATGATGGATGGCGATCTGCAAAATGATCCTACCGATATTCCTTACATGTTAAGCCTCTTAAAAGAAGGCGATTGGGATATGGTGGCCGGCAATCGCGTAAACCGTCAGGATGGTTTACTCTTACGAAAAATTCCCAGTAAAATAGCCAATGCCCTGATTCGTAATATGACAGGCGTATACATTAAAGACTATGGTTGCACGCTAAAAGTGTTTCGTCGGGAAATAGCAGAAGACCTGGGGCTTTATGGTGAGCTCCATCGTTTTATGCCGGTGTTAGCTAAGCTCCAAGGCGCGCGAATTACACAGGTAGATGTAAAACATTTTCATCGTCGCTTTGGAAAAAGCAAGTATGGCATCAACCGGACATTCAAAGTGTTGTCGGACTTAGCCCTGATGGTTTTTTTGCGCCGCTATATGCAAAAACCAATGCACTTGTTTGGAACATTTGGTTTCATTGCATTTGGCTTAGGTGTGCTTATAAACCTGTATTTGTTGGTGTTAAAGATAATGGGGCAAGACATATGGGGGAAGCCGCTGTTGATCTTTGGGCTGATCCTGTTATTGGGTGGTATTCAGCTAATCACTTTTGGTTTCCTGGCCGAAATGTCGATGCGCACCTATTACGAATCGCAGCGCAAGAAAACCTATAATGTTCGAAGGGTGTATACAAAAGAAGAACCTAATACGGATACATTGGAAATTACAGTTTAAGGTGGGCTCCTGTTTTTGTTTAGGTTGTTATATTGTTAGTTGGGAAGGCTGTTATTATTAAAAGTTTAAAACACATGGGCATCTCCTTACGTATTGTAAAAGCGCTGATAGTTGTATTCATGATCATTGCCTATATCAGAGGCTTGTTTATCCCGATCATGAATAACAATGCGGCCCATCATGCCAATATTGCCTTGCACATGTATTTGACAGGCGATTATGTGAATCTAATAGATAGGGGACAGGATTACTTAGATAAACCACATTTATTATTCTGGACAGCTGCCTTTGCTTATCACTTATTTGGTGTTACTTCTTTTGCCTATAAGTTCTTCTCCTTTTTATTTGTTATTGTAGGTGTATACTCCACCTTTCGACTTGGTAAATTACTGGTGGATCGTAAAACGGGTATTTATGCGGTTTTGATCTTAAGTTCCTCCTTTGCTTTTATTCTATCTACCAATGATGTTCGCATGGATGCCATGGTGGTATCCTGTATTGCTTTTTCTACCTGGCAATTGCTGGAATATTTCTTCCATTCCCAACGATCAGCACTTCTGTTAGGTGCATTGGGACTAGCATTAGGCTTTGCAACCAAGGGAGCAGTAGCGATTGTTTTGCCCGTAATGGTGGTTGTTTTTTATTTTGTACAACAACAAAAATCAAAAGCGATTTTAACCTGGCGCTGGCTGCCATTGGTATTGCTAACTGTTTTATTTCTTTTACCCATATTTTACTGCTTTTATTTACAGTTTGATATGCACCCTGAAAAAGTAGTACGGGGTATGAAGGGAAATTCCGGAATACTGTTTCTGCTATTTGGACAAAGCTTTCAGCGTCTTACTGGCTCTGGCTGGGGAGAGCGTTCCTCGGACCCCTTCTTTTTGCTTCACACATTTTTATGGGCTTATTTACCTTGGTGTGTATTGGCTTATATAGCCTTGTTTAAAAATATTAGTGAATGGTTTCGCGTGAAATTTCGGTTTATAGATACTACCGAAGTTGCTCTAACCGCAACACTTACAATTGTTTTTACCCTGATCTCTTTCTCCCGTTTTAAAAACGCGCATTATGTAAATGTGCTGTTTCCATATTTCGCTGTTATTACTGCCCGCTATTTAGCTACAGCGAGTCTAAAGGCCATTCGTAGGGTGTTTTGGCTGCAGCTGGTCATAGGTCTTTTACTAATGATAACGATAGTTACACTAAATCAATGGGCCTTTCCGTTTAAGCAATTCTATAGTGTTGGAGGAGCTGCTCTGATCTTTGTATTATTCCTGATGTTGGTTCTAAATAAAACAATGGAATTGTCGGCCAAAACTGTCTGGCTTTCATTTGCAGCCATAGTCTTTACTTTTTGGATATTGAACTTTAATTTCTACCCACAACTTTTGCCTTATCAATCCGGCCATGGAATGGCCAAGCGTGTAAAGGAAGCTGGTATTGATCCTAAAAAGCTCTATTACATTGATGATGAAAACGAGCGTAACTACAGTATGGAGTTTTCGCTGCCAGCATTACTGCCTGTTATTTCTATAGATTCATTGAAAAAGATTCAGGAACCCATTTATTTGTTTGCTCACCCCTCGCAGTTAGAAAGTTTGCGCCAAGAACAGGTGCCTTTTGATACCGTTATTCGCGCCAGCCATTATAATGTATCTACTATAAAGGGCTCCTTTTTAAACCCGGCTACGCGTGCTAAAAAGCTGAATTCTCAATTCATCATAAAAGTTGGCGCCAAGTAGGGGCCTTCCGGCTCTGGCTAGAAAGTGAACTACTGAATAAGCCAATTCCGGCCATTTAAGGAGAGCATTTGTAAAGAGAATTTATAGGGGTGACATGACCTTAGTGGGGCATTTACGACCTTTTTCTCTTATGCCACTCCTATTTATCCTGTATATATCTCGTCTCTATTAGGGGCGAGATATATACGAGACATATACGGGTTATATACGGGTTATATATGAGATATTCCTGGATCAGCGAGTGGTAAATGGATAGGGAGGGAGGTCAAAGCTTAAGTAAGAAAAGGGCTAAATGGTACATCTGTAGCGGTTTTGGCGCTTAAATACCGATTAAAGGGTATTGGGCTGCTTTACTGAATTCCGTTGCTTTGCGGAAGATTTAGTTGAGTATACATCCTTACCCGGAAAAGCGTTCGATACCAAAACCTATTACTTTTCAAATAGCTTATTTAAATAAGCAATACGCGACCAAAACTAATTGCTTTAAGTGACCCTGCTTTATATAGGCAGGGTCTTTTTTATACCTAATAATAGCTATTTGCTGTAACTAAAAACCCAATAAGGAAGGTGGCAAAAAGAAGCAATTGAAAATAAAACCCTAAAGAGCGACCTTATAATGGTAATTGATCGTCAGCTAGTTAAGGCTAATTAGAGTAGGGATTTGAGCCGGGATTTAATTTGTAGCATGGCCTTATCTGCAAAGTTTTTTAGTGTGGAAACTTCTTTTTCTGATAGTTGCCTGGGCTGTTTATCTACTATGCAAACAACACCCAATGCATAGCCGTCATCAGTAATAATGGGAGCACCAGCATAAAACCGTACTCCAAAATCACCGGAAATAAGTGGATTGGTTTCCAACTCTGGGACCTGTAGTGTATCTGGATATACAGTAGGATGATTTTTTAATAAAGCCAGTGAACATAAACTGATGTTTCGGGGTATTTGCTCAATGTTTGGAATGCCTACATTGCCCGGAAATGCCACATGATCTTTATCAACAACAGAAACGAGTGCAATGGGAGTATGAAATGTATCAGCTACAGATTGGGCCAAGTCATAAAAGTATCCCTGAGGCAAACCATTGACCAATTTATAGCGTTTGAGGGCTTTTAAACGGTTTTTCTCATTGAGCGTATGAAAATCGATTTCAACAGAAACATTTTCCATAAAATCCGCTTTTTGGGTTGAGAAATAGGCTGCCTATACAAAGCTAGTTTTTTGCAAACTATTTAGGTACACATCTCTTAGTAAAAAACAGATATGGTGGAAACAAGCTGAGCAATGCCTTTAAATAGGTAAAGCCGCTATGATTTAGCGGCTTTAATCTAAAAGGAATGTGTGTTGGCCTATTTATTAAGAATAATTTGAGCACCTAAAGCTTGTGCTCCTGTGCCTCCCACAAATCCTTTTGCAAATACTGTATAGATCTTACCTGCTGTTAAAGTGATATTGGGTAATGGCAATGCGACAGTTTTGGTACCGGCTATTCGTACTTCCAAATTGTAGGTGCCAGCATCTACAGGCGTAAAGTTGGCTAGCGTGGCAGTCGTTGACTGGTCATTAAACGTTCTATTGTTAAAAAGTACTGGCCCATCGGTTACTGCAATGTCCACAGCAGGTGCATTGGGGCTGAAATGGAAAAAGCGCACATGTGCTTTGCCGGATGCCGGTGCTGTAAGATTATCCCCAACTACTGCAGGCTTGATCTTGTTCACAGAATCGATAGCAAATACAGAATAGTAATTATTGGCTGTAAGCGGAACGTTGGCATCTATCACATACGTAGTTGTGCCAGCAGGTGATAGCTTAAAGTTAGCTGTGCCAGCATCTACAGGCGTATACGGGCTGTTGTTGGGGTATGATACATTGGAGAGAGCTACTGCGTTATTAATGCGTACATCCACATTGGGTGCATTGGGTGAAGCGTGTACTACCATAACCTGTGCTTTCTGCTGTTCTATATCTCCATTATCATCCTCACAGGAAGTAATAAAGATGCTTAAGGCTAACCAACCGAATGTTTTTAATAATGTCTTTTTCATAAGTTGCATTTAGGAAGATTAACAACAGCTATAGAATAAAGTTGAAAGCTGGTTAGCCTTTTTAAGGAAAAAGAGTGGAAAAAAACTGCAGCCTGGTTGCCTGTTTATTGTTTGCTTTGGTGCGATGATTAGAGGTTCAACAAAACAAAGGCCGCTTTATATAAAATAAAAAGGCCCAGCAATAGCTGGGCTTTACAATAAATTGAAGGTAGCTGAACAGTTAATTATTGTTCGTCTACATTCATGGAAATTTCTAACTGTATGCTTTTGCCTTTCTTGTATTCTGCAATAGGAGAAACCAAGTCGTAAAGACCGCTATATTTTGTTTTTA
This genomic interval from Flavisolibacter tropicus contains the following:
- a CDS encoding NAD-dependent succinate-semialdehyde dehydrogenase, producing the protein MKQNNLIRSQAFVDGKWLAATSGKVFEVINPATGEVIAAVPDMDREDVRKAIDAADAAWPAYRDLTAKERSALLRNWFNLIMERKEELAHLMSIESGKVITESLGEVNYGASFVEWFAEEAKRAYGDVIPPHTKDRRLVVIKQSVGVAAAITPWNFPLAMITRKVGPALAAGCPVIVKPPSETPLTALAISYLAEKAGFPPGVYNTVTSANSSEIGKELCENKKIRKLSFTGSTAVGKILMEQSAPTLKKLSLELGGNAPFIVFEDADLDDAVKGAIISKYRHNGQTCVCANRILVQDSIYDAFTEKFTRAVQELKTGDILNKDVQVGPLINEKGLNKVKEHIKDAVDKGAHILTGGKSLEGLFFQPTVLSDATPNMIIAKEEVFGPVAPIFRFHTEAEAIQMANNTQYGLASYFYSKDVNRCWRVAEALEYGMVGINEGLISTEVAPFGGVKESGFGREGSKYGMEYFMEIKYLCFGGVVK
- a CDS encoding glycosyltransferase family 2 protein; protein product: MLTTQASALAPELSLIIPVMNEEENISPLFSAVRTALQDLSYELIIVDDGSTDQTKKRILEYADAKTILVELRGNYGQSTAIAAGIDHSKGRYIAMMDGDLQNDPTDIPYMLSLLKEGDWDMVAGNRVNRQDGLLLRKIPSKIANALIRNMTGVYIKDYGCTLKVFRREIAEDLGLYGELHRFMPVLAKLQGARITQVDVKHFHRRFGKSKYGINRTFKVLSDLALMVFLRRYMQKPMHLFGTFGFIAFGLGVLINLYLLVLKIMGQDIWGKPLLIFGLILLLGGIQLITFGFLAEMSMRTYYESQRKKTYNVRRVYTKEEPNTDTLEITV
- a CDS encoding ArnT family glycosyltransferase; the encoded protein is MGISLRIVKALIVVFMIIAYIRGLFIPIMNNNAAHHANIALHMYLTGDYVNLIDRGQDYLDKPHLLFWTAAFAYHLFGVTSFAYKFFSFLFVIVGVYSTFRLGKLLVDRKTGIYAVLILSSSFAFILSTNDVRMDAMVVSCIAFSTWQLLEYFFHSQRSALLLGALGLALGFATKGAVAIVLPVMVVVFYFVQQQKSKAILTWRWLPLVLLTVLFLLPIFYCFYLQFDMHPEKVVRGMKGNSGILFLLFGQSFQRLTGSGWGERSSDPFFLLHTFLWAYLPWCVLAYIALFKNISEWFRVKFRFIDTTEVALTATLTIVFTLISFSRFKNAHYVNVLFPYFAVITARYLATASLKAIRRVFWLQLVIGLLLMITIVTLNQWAFPFKQFYSVGGAALIFVLFLMLVLNKTMELSAKTVWLSFAAIVFTFWILNFNFYPQLLPYQSGHGMAKRVKEAGIDPKKLYYIDDENERNYSMEFSLPALLPVISIDSLKKIQEPIYLFAHPSQLESLRQEQVPFDTVIRASHYNVSTIKGSFLNPATRAKKLNSQFIIKVGAK
- a CDS encoding GAF domain-containing protein; the encoded protein is MENVSVEIDFHTLNEKNRLKALKRYKLVNGLPQGYFYDLAQSVADTFHTPIALVSVVDKDHVAFPGNVGIPNIEQIPRNISLCSLALLKNHPTVYPDTLQVPELETNPLISGDFGVRFYAGAPIITDDGYALGVVCIVDKQPRQLSEKEVSTLKNFADKAMLQIKSRLKSLL
- a CDS encoding DUF4397 domain-containing protein, which codes for MKKTLLKTFGWLALSIFITSCEDDNGDIEQQKAQVMVVHASPNAPNVDVRINNAVALSNVSYPNNSPYTPVDAGTANFKLSPAGTTTYVIDANVPLTANNYYSVFAIDSVNKIKPAVVGDNLTAPASGKAHVRFFHFSPNAPAVDIAVTDGPVLFNNRTFNDQSTTATLANFTPVDAGTYNLEVRIAGTKTVALPLPNITLTAGKIYTVFAKGFVGGTGAQALGAQIILNK